The Polaromonas sp. SP1 DNA window CGAGTAGGTCATGCCGAGCGCACGCCTTGCGTTGACCTGACCGCGCGAAATGGACTGGATGCCCGCGCGCATGATCTCGCTGAAGTAGGCCGCTTCAAAGGCCACGAAGGTGATGATGGCGGAGATCTCTGCGCGATAGTTGCTGCCGCCGGGGATCAGGCTGTAAAACGACGCCGGCACCAGCAGGAAGAACCACAGGATCACCATCACCAGTGGAATGGACCGCATGCCGTTGACGTAGAAAGTCGCGGGAATCGTCAGGATCTTTTTACCCGACAAGCGCATGAGGGCCAGGATGGTGCCGAAAATAATACCGCCTATGGTGGCGATGATGGTGAGCTGTATGCTGAAGATAAAGCCCTTGATCACGAACTGGGAAATCATCTCCCAGTTCAGGAAACTCATGTCGAGTCCAAGCATGTCAGTGTCCTCCGCCCGTTGAGCCGGCTACGACGAAGCCGGGGATCTGAACCTTCTTTTCAACAAAGGCCATGACCCGGTTGACCGCGAAGGCAGACACTGCATAAAGAGCCGTCACGGCCAGGTAAATTTCAATGCCGCGCGAGGTTTCTTCCTGCGCCTGCATTGCAAACATGGTGAGCTCGGCGATCGACACCGCAAAAGCGACCGAGGAATTCTTCAAAAGATTCATCGACTCACTGGTGAGTGGCGGAATGATGATGCGAAATGCCATCGGCAAGATCACATAGCGATAAGTCTGCAGGGTGGTAAAGCCCATGGCCATACCGGCGTAGCGCTGACCGCGGGGCAACGCCTGTACACCGGCCCTGACTTGCTCGGCAATACGCGCCGAGGTGAAAAATCCGAGCGCAAACACGACCAGCACGAAGCTGGGCAGGTCTTTCATCGCCGGGAAAATCTTGGGAACCACAAAGTACCAGATGAAAATCTGGACCAGCAAGGGAACATTGCGGAACAGCTCGACCCAGGCATTGGCGAAACGCACCAGCCACGGGCTATTGGGCAAAGTGCGCAGCGTGCCGATGAGCGCGCCGCACAGCATGGCGATCACCCATGAGGCGCCGGCAACGGACAGCGTCCAGCCCCACGCGTCAAACATCCACTGCAAGTAGGTGCGACCGCTACCGTCATCATTTAAAAATACCTGCCAATCCCAAGTCATCACGGCTCCAGCAAATGGTTGTTATCTTGTTGTCCCATGCCACGGTAAACGAGAAACCCCGCCAGAGCAAGGCGACCGGCGGGGTTTGTCAATTTACCTGACCCGAATTACTTCTGGACGTACTCTTCCATTGGCTTGTCGTTCGGGTTGTCCCACGCAGCTTTGGTGCTGGCGCTCAGGGCCAGGCCGACCTTGGTGTTCTTCGGAGGAATCGGCGACAGGAACCACTTGGTCCAGAGCTTGTTCATCTCGCCGGACTTGATCATGCCCTTGACCGTGTCATCGGCCAGGCGCTTGAGCAGCGGGTCGTCCTTGCGGATCATGATGGCGATGGGTTCCACGCTCAGCACTTCACCGACGATCTTGAAGTCCGAAGGCTTCTTGGCGGTGGCGATGTTGCCGGCCAGGATGGAGCCGTCCATCACGAACGCATCAGCGCGGCCGGACTCGAGCAGCAGGAAGCTGTCGGAATGGTCCTTGCCGAAGATTTCCTTGAACTCGACGCCCGTGGCGCGCTTGTTCTTGCGCAGCGTCTGCACGGACGTGGTACCCGTGGTGGTCGCAACGGTCTTGCCATTGAGCTGGGCCACGGAGGTGATGCCGGAGTTCGCCTTGACCGCAATACGCACTTCTTCGACGAAAGTGGTCACCACGAAAGCCACGTCTTTTTGACGGGTCGCATTGTTGGTGGTGGAGCCGCACTCGATATCAACCGTGCCGTTTTGCACGAGGGGAATACGGTTTTGCGAAGTCACTGGCTGGTACTTGACTTCCAGCTTGCGCTCGGCGGCCTTTTCGAGGCCGGCCAGGATGCGCTGGCAGATTTCAACGTGGTAGCCGGTGTATTTGCCGTCACCCAGGGTGTAGGACAGCGCACCGGACGAGTCGCGAACGCCCATGGTGACAACGCCGGAAGCCTTGACTTTGGAAAGGGTATCGGCAAATGCACCGCCGGTGGCGAGCAAAGCGATGGACAGAGCGACAAGCTTGAGTTTCATGGGATCTCCTGTAATGAATGAAACGGTTAGCAAACTATTCTAGAGAGATGGTACCCGGGCTACGCCTAGGTTTACCCGGCCTCTAAAACGGGGAAAGTGGACTGCAGGTGGCTGTGTGAAACGATATTGGGGAGTGTTTTGAGTGAAACCCGATGCGGCAACGGCTGTTTCCAGGGTTTTCCAAAATGGTGCACACATAAAAGTCCGAGACTATACGGCAGATGTAAGCAGTCTTTATGCCAGCGGGGTGATCAGACGACCAGCCGCAAGGGCTGCGTCAGCTTGTCGGGCACCAGCAGCGCCTCGACCTCAGCCTGCGTCATGATGCCCAGCGACTCGGCAATCTCGGCAATCGGTGCACCGGTGGCGATGGCGGTCTTGGCAATCAGCGCCGCTTTTTCGTAGCCGATGATGGGGTTGAGCGCGGTCACCAGCGTGACCGATTCGCGCACCCGCCTGGCCAGCAGTTCGCGGTTGGCCTCAATGCCTGAAACACAGTTGGCCTGTAGCGTGAGGCAGGCCTGGCTCAAGTGCTCAATACTCTTGAAAAGGCTCCAGCCCATGATGGGTTCGAAGGCATTGAGCTGCAGTTGCCCCGCTTCGGACGCCATGGTGACGGTCATGTCATTGCCGATCACTTCAAAAGCGACCTGGTTCATCACCTCGGGAATCACCGGGTTCACCTTGCCGGGCATGATGGAGGAACCGGCCTGGCGCGGCGGCAGCCGGATGTCGCCAAAGCCGGCTTGCGGGCCGCTGGACAGCAGGCGAAGGTCGTTACAAATCTTGCTGAGCTTGGTGGCCACGCGCTTGAGCACGCCGGAAAGCTGCACAAATGCGCCGGTGTCCTGTGTGGCTTCGATCAGGTTGACGGCTTTTTCAACCGGAATGCCGCTTTCCTCCGCCAGGTATCGGCAGGCCATGTCGGCGTAGTCGGCCGGGGCATTGATGCCGGTGCCGATGGCCGTGGCGCCCAGGTTGATTTCCTGGATCAGCGCGCGCGCTTCCCGCAAGCGGGCTTCGTCCTCGCCGATCATGACGGCGTAGGTCATGAATTCCTGGCCCAGGGTCATGGGGACGGCGTCCTGCAGCTGGGTGCGGCCGATTTTCAGGATGTCCTTGAACTCGTGCGCCTTGGCTTCAAAGCCGGTGCGCAGGATGGCTATGGACGCCAGCAGGCGCTCGATGGCAAACCACAGGGCAATGCGCACGGCCGTGGGATAGACATCGTTGGTGCTTTGCGAGGCGTTGACGTGGTCGTTGGGATGCAATGCGTCGTAGCGGCCTTTTTCAAGGCCCATTTTTTCCAGTGCGAGGTTGGCGATGACCTCATTGGCATTCATATTGGTGGACGTACCGGCGCCGCCCTGGATCACGTCAACCACAAATTCGGCGTGATGCTTGCCGGCAATCAGGTCGTCGCAAGCCGCCATGATG harbors:
- a CDS encoding amino acid ABC transporter permease, giving the protein MLGLDMSFLNWEMISQFVIKGFIFSIQLTIIATIGGIIFGTILALMRLSGKKILTIPATFYVNGMRSIPLVMVILWFFLLVPASFYSLIPGGSNYRAEISAIITFVAFEAAYFSEIMRAGIQSISRGQVNARRALGMTYSQNMKLIILPQAFRNMVPILLTQTIILFQDTSLVYAIGAYDLLKGFSTAGKIYGRPEEAYLLAAVVYFVMCFGLSYLVKRLNSRIAIIR
- a CDS encoding amino acid ABC transporter permease; amino-acid sequence: MTWDWQVFLNDDGSGRTYLQWMFDAWGWTLSVAGASWVIAMLCGALIGTLRTLPNSPWLVRFANAWVELFRNVPLLVQIFIWYFVVPKIFPAMKDLPSFVLVVFALGFFTSARIAEQVRAGVQALPRGQRYAGMAMGFTTLQTYRYVILPMAFRIIIPPLTSESMNLLKNSSVAFAVSIAELTMFAMQAQEETSRGIEIYLAVTALYAVSAFAVNRVMAFVEKKVQIPGFVVAGSTGGGH
- a CDS encoding transporter substrate-binding domain-containing protein, whose product is MKLKLVALSIALLATGGAFADTLSKVKASGVVTMGVRDSSGALSYTLGDGKYTGYHVEICQRILAGLEKAAERKLEVKYQPVTSQNRIPLVQNGTVDIECGSTTNNATRQKDVAFVVTTFVEEVRIAVKANSGITSVAQLNGKTVATTTGTTSVQTLRKNKRATGVEFKEIFGKDHSDSFLLLESGRADAFVMDGSILAGNIATAKKPSDFKIVGEVLSVEPIAIMIRKDDPLLKRLADDTVKGMIKSGEMNKLWTKWFLSPIPPKNTKVGLALSASTKAAWDNPNDKPMEEYVQK
- a CDS encoding aspartate ammonia-lyase: MLPDSSPAPNALASKPAAGTRTEHDFLGEKQIPSAAYWGVHTARAVENFPISGTRISAMPDLIRALGFVKKAAARTNQQLGALDAKRAAVIMAACDDLIAGKHHAEFVVDVIQGGAGTSTNMNANEVIANLALEKMGLEKGRYDALHPNDHVNASQSTNDVYPTAVRIALWFAIERLLASIAILRTGFEAKAHEFKDILKIGRTQLQDAVPMTLGQEFMTYAVMIGEDEARLREARALIQEINLGATAIGTGINAPADYADMACRYLAEESGIPVEKAVNLIEATQDTGAFVQLSGVLKRVATKLSKICNDLRLLSSGPQAGFGDIRLPPRQAGSSIMPGKVNPVIPEVMNQVAFEVIGNDMTVTMASEAGQLQLNAFEPIMGWSLFKSIEHLSQACLTLQANCVSGIEANRELLARRVRESVTLVTALNPIIGYEKAALIAKTAIATGAPIAEIAESLGIMTQAEVEALLVPDKLTQPLRLVV